In Penaeus chinensis breed Huanghai No. 1 chromosome 11, ASM1920278v2, whole genome shotgun sequence, a genomic segment contains:
- the LOC125030759 gene encoding RWD domain-containing protein 4-like encodes MREEHEEEREVLQSIYEGDSNFSMINETTFQYKYGDEGEIRSFLVEISWGADYPDVAPSINLDLFYNKHIVSPVKEKILSGLKEQAEINLGMSMTFTLFEWLKEAKEELMEEQPLEAPVSRIVEINADVSQMTLNEDQGEGKKDKKEQLTKAQKRRMWDRQNAAGERARGYNWVDIIKHLSQTGGSKNDG; translated from the exons ATGCGGGAAGAACATGAAGAGGAACGTGAGGTGCTTCAGTCCATATATGAAGGGGACAGTAATTTTTCAATGATCAATGAAACCACTTTTCAGTATAag TATGGTGATGAAGGAGAAATCAGATCTTTCCTTGTAGAAATTAGTTGGGGTGCAGACTACCCAGATGTTGCACCATCTATTAATCTGGATCTGTTTTATAATAAACACAT tgTAAGTCCTGTTAAGGAGAAGATCCTTTCAGGTTTGAAAGAACAAGCAGAGATTAACTTGGGCATGAGCATGACGTTTACTCTGTTTGAGTGGCTAAAAGAAGCCAAGGAAGAACTCATGGAGGAACAGCCACTAGAAGCTCCTGTCAGTCGCATTGTAGAGATTAATGCTGATGTCAGTCAAATGACATTAAATGAGGACCAAGGAGAA ggcaagaaagacaaaaaggaacaGCTGACAAAGGCACAGAAGAGGCGAATGTGGGACAGACAgaatgcagctggtgagagagcTCGTGGCTATAACTGGGTTGACATCATCAAACACCTCTCGCAGACCGGGGGCTCCAAAAATGATGGAtag
- the LOC125030386 gene encoding uncharacterized protein LOC125030386 → MEFIGTWHLQAQGHPLPETRDERNISSGCAEDHFATILPGTKLLRPNQSNMKTVALLVFLAGVVAALPHGECNLMGALRRGRHLHRGRLPPCVRGLMPQGEELKACFKENFRKYRFRNGQSAGLRNGFEGMVECMVEKMNLELVNGTLDVEQAVLKLSEFEGYDIEAIASIQSSLEECAANSTSSNATEQLTEIVLCVSNKSREFCTERLELLKTWDENANCSSVSIPTETLSIIEECEPDDDSPRRRGPTRRRGRKPADRGHGKKMWSQVLCVNENIGSYNASTGFNFTVIAEHIATFSGWDTIPGALENLTEKIIECQPEFADDAQTQAAQWMLCLRPSYVEICGLGGDLTEFLFPAIKKMIKESSEEDGDDVDEPCTCDIFPSPRLFDTLKLTDETDDLLELDEEVEMLSSEADDPEVMLGQMRRRSRRRRQRGRKNSSEESNESRTPDNSPEDDSDEVTTVAPTTVFP, encoded by the exons ATGGAGTTTATTGGCACCTGGCATCTTCAGGCACAAGGCCATCCTTTACCAGAAACAAGGGACGAGAGAAATATAAGTTCCGGCTGCGCAGAGGACCATTTTGCAAC CATTCTGCCTGGAACGAAGCTGCTGCGCCCAAACC AATCAAACATGAAAACTGTGGCGTTGCTGGTCTTCCTGGCGGGGGTCGTTGCTGCCCTCCCCCACG GAGAATGCAACCTGATGGGGGCGCTGCGCAGGGGCAGGCACTTGCACCGCGGTCGCTTGCCTCCGTGCGTGCGAGGGCTCATGCCGCAGGGCGAGGAGCTCAAGGCCTGCTTCAAGGAG AACTTCCGCAAATATCGCTTCAGAAATGGTCAGTCAG CAGGCTTGCGAAATGGATTTGAAGGGATGGTAGAGTGTATGGTGGAGAAAATGAACCTCGAGTTGGTAAACGGAACTCTCGATGTCGAACAGGCCGTTCTCAAGCTGAGTGAATTCGAAGGATATGATATAGAG GCGATTGCCAGCATCCAATCCTCCCTAGAGGAATGTGCTGCGAACTCCACCAGCTCTAATGCTACCGAG CAACTGACGGAAATCGTGCTGTGCGTGAGCAACAAATCACGCGAGTTCTGCACCGAAAGACTCGAACTGCTGAAGACTTGGGATGAAAATGCCAACTGTAGCTCGGTGTCAATCCCCACGGAA acCCTTAGCATTATTGAAGAGTGCGAGCCAG ATGATGACAGCCCCAGGCGCCGAGGCCCCACCAGAAGGCGAGGAAGAAAGCCGGCAGACCGAGGCCACGGCAAGAAA ATGTGGTCCCAGGTCTTGTGCGTCAACGAAAATATTGGCTCGTACAATGCTTCAACAGGATTCAATTTCACCGTTATTGCTGAACACATCGCCACCTTCTCCGGCTGGGACACTATTCCAGGG GCTCTTGAAAACCTGACGGAAAAGATTATCGAGTGCCAGCCCGAATTCGCGGACGACGCTCAAACCCAGGCAGCTCAGTGGATGCTGTGCCTACGCCCTTCTTACGTAGAAATCTGCGGTCTAGGAGGCG atctcACCGAGTTCCTCTTCCCGGccataaaaaaaatgatcaagGAATCAAGCGAAGAAGATGGCGATGATGTGGATG AACCCTGCACGTGTgacattttcccttcccctcgactGTTCGACACGTTGAAATTAACCGATGAGACTGATGACTTGCTGGAGCTGGACGAGGAGGTGGAAATGTTATCTTCGGAAGCTGATGACCCCGAGGTGATGCTGGGACAGATGAGG AGACGAAGCAGGAGGAGGCGCCAGCGAGGCAGGAAGAACTCGTCCGAGGAATCCAACGAAAGCCGGACGCCGGACAACTCGCCGGAGGACGACAGCGACGAGGTGACGACCGTCGCCCCTACAACTGTGTTCCCGTAG
- the LOC125030757 gene encoding probable 39S ribosomal protein L24, mitochondrial codes for MPRLTFVAKCVADMTKQVSNLPEKYIKRAMAQVDWKTPKAIQYRQTEVKKTKFRFTTNRPWTQQFAQQNRVGTRRKKVFVEPITDWSFFNGDRVEILAGKDKGKQGLVNYVIQERNWVIVEGLNCHFRSVGKKGDYPGMMIQSEAPLLVTSQVALLDPSDNKPTEVEWRFTEEGDKVRVSVRTGRVIPIPKLAEETKDYKTKRTYVEQDKDTTEDDLTRITFKPALTTFEMDIAKKMGIEEDRVPRKTYWY; via the exons atgCCTCGATTAACTTTCGTAGCGAAATGCGTCGCGGATATGACAAAGCAAGTGTCAAATCTACCGGAGAAATATATCAAAAGAGCAATGGCGCAG GTAGACTGGAAGACCCCAAAGGCAATTCAGTATAGACAAACAGAAGTCAAGAAAACCAAGTTCCGATTCACCACAAACCGGCCTTGGACACAGCAGTTTGCACAGCAGAACAGAGTAGGAACACGCCGTAAGAAAGTCTTTGTTGAGCCCATTACAGACTGGTCATTTTTCAA tGGAGACCGTGTGGAAATTCTGGCTGGAAAGGACAAAGGAAAACAAGGCCTTGTAAATTATGTCATTCAGGAGAGGAACTGGGTTATAGTTGAAGGCCTCAACTGCCATTTTCGATCTGTCGGTAAAAAGGG TGACTATCCAGGGATGATGATCCAGAGTGAAGCTCCTCTTCTCGTGACTTCCCAAGTTGCATTGTTGGACCCTTCAGACAACAAGCCGACAGAG GTTGAGTGGCGTTTTACCGAGGAAGGGGACAAGGTGAGAGTGTCAGTGCGGACAGGAAGGGTCATCCCAATCCCAAAGCTTGCAGAGGAAACAAAAGACTACAAGACCAAAAGGACTTATGTTGAGCAAGACAAAGACACAACTGAAGATGATCTTACAAG GATAACGTTTAAGCCAGCTTTGACGACATTTGAAATGGACATAGCCAAAAAAATGGGCATAGAAGAAGACAGAGTACCAAGGAAAACATACTGGTACTAG